From a region of the Salinispira pacifica genome:
- a CDS encoding phosphoglycerate kinase has translation MAVKTINDADLKGKKVLSRVDFNVPLKEGVVTDDTRIRAALPTIEAILAKDASLVLMSHLGRPKGEKKPELSLAPVARRLAELLNKEVKIAPDVIGSEVESMVSALKPGEVLLLENVRWYAGEEKNDPEFVAELAKFGEVFVNDAFGTAHRAHASTEGLAHKMPAYAGLLIEKEVKFMEPFVTEPKQPMVAVVGGAKVSSKIGVLESLLPKCSSLIIGGGMTYTFLKAQGKEIGNSLLEEDYLETAKSLLKQAEKAGVEVILPVDHVVAADFKEDATPEPVDDVNVPAGKIAMDIGPKSIQKCREVIAKAKSIVWNGPMGVFEFDAFAKGTEEVARAIADSSAVSVVGGGDSVAAANKFKLADRMSHVSTGGGASLEFLEGKDLPGIAALK, from the coding sequence ATGGCAGTAAAAACAATTAACGATGCCGATCTGAAAGGAAAAAAGGTTCTTTCACGGGTGGATTTCAATGTTCCCCTGAAAGAGGGTGTAGTTACAGACGATACCCGCATCCGCGCAGCCCTTCCCACCATAGAGGCCATTCTGGCAAAGGATGCATCCCTGGTTCTCATGAGCCATCTTGGACGTCCCAAAGGGGAGAAGAAACCCGAGTTGAGTCTGGCACCCGTGGCCAGGCGGCTTGCAGAACTTCTGAACAAGGAAGTGAAAATCGCTCCGGATGTTATCGGAAGCGAGGTTGAAAGCATGGTATCCGCACTGAAACCCGGTGAAGTACTGCTTCTGGAGAATGTGCGCTGGTATGCCGGAGAGGAAAAGAACGATCCGGAATTCGTGGCCGAGCTTGCAAAATTCGGTGAGGTATTTGTAAATGATGCCTTCGGTACAGCCCACCGGGCCCATGCCTCAACCGAGGGCCTGGCTCATAAGATGCCCGCCTATGCCGGTCTTCTCATCGAAAAGGAAGTGAAGTTCATGGAGCCCTTTGTTACTGAACCCAAGCAGCCCATGGTTGCCGTTGTGGGCGGTGCCAAGGTGTCTTCCAAAATCGGTGTGCTGGAAAGTCTGCTTCCCAAATGCAGCTCCCTGATCATCGGCGGCGGTATGACCTATACCTTCCTGAAAGCCCAGGGCAAGGAGATCGGTAACTCGCTCCTTGAAGAAGACTATCTTGAAACCGCAAAATCTCTTCTGAAGCAGGCGGAAAAAGCCGGTGTGGAAGTGATTCTTCCGGTTGACCATGTGGTGGCAGCTGATTTCAAGGAAGACGCAACCCCCGAACCCGTGGATGACGTGAACGTACCTGCAGGAAAAATTGCCATGGATATCGGTCCCAAAAGCATTCAGAAATGCCGGGAAGTGATAGCCAAGGCAAAATCCATTGTTTGGAACGGTCCCATGGGCGTTTTCGAATTTGATGCCTTCGCAAAAGGCACCGAAGAAGTGGCCCGGGCAATTGCCGATTCCTCAGCCGTAAGCGTGGTTGGCGGGGGCGATTCAGTAGCCGCTGCCAATAAATTCAAGCTGGCGGACCGG
- the gap gene encoding type I glyceraldehyde-3-phosphate dehydrogenase has translation MKLAINGFGRIGRNVFKIALEKGVEVVGINDLTDTKTLAHLLKYDSTQGKFPGEVSYDDSHIIVDGTKYTVSAERNPANIPWGAAPDVVIESTGIFRTKESPKGGYGDHIKNAKYPAKKVILTVPAKDEIDNTIVLGVNDDDLRKEDTFISNASCTTNCLAPMAKVLHDSFGIEDGLMTTIHSYTNDQSILDGPHADLRRARSAAVSMIPTTTGAAKAVGKVMPDLNGKLNGMAMRVPTPTGSITDLVATLKKDVTAEEVNAALKKAADGPMKGILEYTEDPIVSVDIIHNTHSSIIDAQSTMVIGGNKVKVLSWYDNEWGYSNRVVDLAIKLENYL, from the coding sequence ATGAAACTCGCAATTAACGGTTTCGGCCGTATTGGCCGCAATGTTTTTAAAATCGCCCTTGAGAAAGGTGTGGAAGTTGTAGGTATCAATGACCTTACAGATACCAAAACTCTGGCACATCTGCTCAAGTACGATTCAACACAGGGAAAATTTCCCGGTGAAGTAAGCTACGATGACAGTCACATTATTGTAGACGGAACCAAGTACACAGTAAGCGCAGAACGCAATCCCGCAAATATTCCCTGGGGAGCTGCACCTGATGTGGTTATTGAATCCACCGGTATCTTCCGTACAAAAGAAAGCCCCAAGGGCGGATACGGCGATCACATTAAGAATGCCAAGTATCCCGCAAAAAAAGTTATCCTCACCGTACCCGCAAAGGATGAGATTGATAACACAATTGTTCTTGGTGTAAACGACGACGATCTGAGAAAAGAAGATACCTTCATCTCAAACGCCTCCTGTACAACCAACTGTCTGGCACCCATGGCCAAGGTTCTTCACGATTCTTTCGGAATCGAAGACGGTCTCATGACCACCATCCACAGCTACACCAATGACCAGAGCATCCTCGACGGTCCTCATGCAGACCTCCGCCGGGCACGCTCCGCTGCGGTATCCATGATTCCCACCACAACCGGTGCGGCCAAGGCTGTAGGAAAGGTAATGCCCGATCTGAACGGCAAGCTCAATGGTATGGCAATGCGTGTTCCCACACCCACAGGCTCCATCACCGACCTGGTTGCAACCCTGAAAAAGGATGTTACCGCTGAAGAAGTGAATGCTGCACTGAAGAAAGCTGCAGACGGTCCCATGAAGGGAATTCTTGAGTACACTGAAGATCCCATTGTTTCTGTGGACATTATTCACAACACCCACTCCTCCATCATCGATGCCCAGAGCACCATGGTGATCGGCGGAAACAAAGTGAAGGTTCTCAGCTGGTACGACAACGAATGGGGTTATTCCAACCGTGTAGTCGACCTTGCAATTAAGCTGGAAAACTATCTCTAA